One stretch of Streptomyces peucetius DNA includes these proteins:
- a CDS encoding histidine phosphatase family protein gives MATLILVRHGRSTANTEGVLAGWTPDVHLDERGAAQAAGLPARLAAVPLVAAVSSPLERCRETLAPLLEARPALTVETDERIGECHYGDWSGRKLKELAQEPMMEVVQHHPSAVVFPGGESMRAMQARAVDAVRDWNARVDLEHGDGAAFLMCSHGDIIKSLVADALGMHLDLFQRIHVEPCSVTAIRYTRSRPFLLRLGDTGELGALVPPTQGPQEKAADDDAVVGGGAGAP, from the coding sequence ATGGCCACGCTGATCCTCGTACGCCACGGACGCTCCACCGCCAACACCGAGGGCGTGCTCGCCGGCTGGACGCCGGACGTCCACCTCGACGAGCGCGGTGCCGCACAGGCGGCCGGGCTGCCCGCGAGACTGGCCGCCGTGCCGCTCGTGGCGGCCGTCTCCAGCCCGCTGGAACGCTGCCGTGAGACCCTCGCGCCGCTGCTGGAGGCGCGGCCCGCGCTCACCGTGGAGACCGACGAGCGCATCGGCGAGTGCCACTACGGCGACTGGTCGGGCCGCAAGCTGAAGGAACTCGCCCAGGAACCGATGATGGAGGTCGTCCAGCACCACCCGTCGGCGGTGGTCTTCCCCGGCGGCGAGTCCATGCGGGCCATGCAGGCGCGCGCGGTCGACGCCGTCCGCGACTGGAACGCGCGCGTCGACCTGGAGCACGGCGACGGCGCCGCGTTTCTGATGTGCTCGCACGGGGACATCATCAAGTCCCTGGTGGCGGACGCGCTCGGCATGCATCTCGACCTCTTCCAGCGCATCCACGTCGAGCCGTGCTCCGTCACCGCCATCCGCTACACCCGCAGCCGGCCGTTCCTGCTGCGTCTCGGCGACACCGGCGAGTTGGGCGCGCTGGTGCCCCCCACTCAAGGCCCGCAGGAGAAGGCCGCCGACGACGACGCGGTCGTCGGCGGCGGCGCGGGCGCACCGTGA